The Sulfolobus islandicus Y.N.15.51 sequence ATGGCTGTTGAACTTAAATTTAAGGGACTTTTAGTTCAACAAACTGGTGCTGTACTTTATACTCACTCGTTGAAGCGCCTTTTACAAGAGCTTGAAAAAATTAAAGACATAAAAGTGAGCAATGAGATATTAGATTGTGCAAATTATCTTACGATGCTATATACAGGCTCTAGATATCCAGAGGAAAGCCTTA is a genomic window containing:
- a CDS encoding HEPN domain-containing protein: MMAKWFEKSERERVVALLLFNKGYYPEACFHSHMAVELKFKGLLVQQTGAVLYTHSLKRLLQELEKIKDIKVSNEILDCANYLTMLYTGSRYPEESLIDLGKEEGEKCVKCMEKLLSLF